One segment of Amycolatopsis alba DSM 44262 DNA contains the following:
- a CDS encoding isochorismate synthase: protein MTTSTAPATPADLVARYERGDFLLATARHALLASGAAATATDTDPARLSRALPGLFTDSGAPIAVGVLPFDTTSTPSHLVLPRTVHRASSERAAVPPRTALPQPVKVTSVPEPEAHLAAVRAAVSALSDRDLRKVVLARALDLDFAGAVPVEDVVRNLANGNPRHTTYAAQLPGGRTLVGATPELLLSRTGGAVLSRPHAGSMPRSADPAIDKAHGEALLASEKDHVEHAVVVESVVEILRPFCRTLDVRGPELVSTPAIWHLSTTVTGELIDQDVTALDLAAALHPTPAVCGTPTDAARSLVQELEPFDREYYAGAIGWVDAAGDGEWAVGIRCAEIADTSMRLYAGGGIVPASDPRTELDETSAKFRTLLAAMGLEI, encoded by the coding sequence GTGACGACCAGTACCGCACCGGCGACCCCGGCAGACCTGGTCGCCCGCTACGAGCGGGGCGACTTCCTCCTGGCCACGGCCCGGCACGCGCTCCTCGCGAGCGGGGCCGCCGCCACCGCGACCGACACCGATCCGGCGCGGCTGTCCAGGGCTTTGCCAGGGCTGTTCACCGACTCGGGAGCTCCGATCGCGGTCGGTGTGCTGCCCTTCGACACCACCTCCACGCCGAGCCATCTGGTTCTGCCCCGCACGGTGCACCGCGCGTCGTCCGAGCGCGCGGCCGTCCCGCCGCGAACCGCTCTTCCGCAGCCGGTCAAGGTCACTTCCGTGCCCGAACCGGAAGCGCATCTCGCCGCCGTCCGAGCGGCCGTTTCGGCGCTGAGTGACCGTGACCTGCGCAAAGTCGTCCTGGCCCGCGCGCTCGATCTCGACTTCGCCGGTGCCGTCCCCGTCGAGGACGTCGTCCGGAATCTGGCGAACGGCAACCCCCGGCACACCACCTACGCCGCGCAGCTGCCCGGCGGGCGCACGCTGGTCGGCGCCACTCCCGAACTCCTGCTGTCCCGCACCGGCGGCGCCGTGCTGTCCCGGCCGCATGCCGGGTCGATGCCCCGGTCGGCGGACCCGGCGATCGACAAGGCCCATGGTGAGGCGCTGCTGGCGTCCGAAAAGGACCACGTCGAACACGCCGTGGTGGTGGAGTCCGTCGTCGAGATCCTGCGGCCGTTCTGCCGCACCCTCGACGTCCGCGGCCCCGAACTGGTCTCGACGCCCGCCATCTGGCACCTCTCGACCACCGTCACCGGTGAGCTGATCGACCAGGACGTCACCGCGCTGGACCTCGCCGCCGCCCTGCACCCGACACCCGCGGTCTGCGGCACGCCGACCGATGCCGCCCGCTCGCTGGTCCAGGAGCTGGAGCCGTTCGACCGCGAGTACTACGCGGGCGCCATCGGCTGGGTCGACGCGGCCGGGGACGGCGAATGGGCGGTCGGGATCCGGTGCGCGGAGATCGCCGACACCTCCATGCGGCTGTACGCCGGTGGCGGCATCGTGCCCGCGTCCGACCCGCGGACCGAACTGGACGAGACCTCGGCGAAGTTCCGCACCCTGCTGGCCGCCATGGGCCTGGAGATCTAG
- a CDS encoding TetR/AcrR family transcriptional regulator — MAVSTRERVRQAAVKLFATKGFHGTGIRDLAQEAELSSASLYHYMGTKEDLLVAIMNEALRRLLDAAEQATAGLTDPVSRLGSLVALHVLAHAIQPDDTRVVDNEVHALTPGARAGVVGLRDAYERLWADAIEDGVAAGVFHTDQPSVTRLALVEMCSGVARWYSPSGPLTLDQLASHYAELALRALACERHLDVTALQNCREVVSGVWRVPV, encoded by the coding sequence ATGGCTGTGAGCACCAGGGAGCGGGTCCGGCAGGCGGCGGTGAAACTGTTCGCCACCAAGGGTTTCCACGGCACCGGCATCCGGGATCTCGCGCAGGAGGCGGAGCTGTCGTCCGCCAGCCTGTACCACTACATGGGCACCAAAGAGGATCTTCTGGTTGCCATCATGAACGAAGCGCTGCGGCGCCTGCTCGACGCGGCCGAGCAGGCGACCGCCGGGCTCACCGATCCCGTGTCCCGGCTCGGATCCCTGGTGGCGCTGCACGTACTGGCGCACGCCATCCAGCCGGACGACACCCGCGTGGTGGACAACGAGGTCCACGCGCTCACCCCCGGCGCCAGGGCCGGCGTCGTGGGACTGCGCGACGCCTACGAAAGGCTGTGGGCGGACGCCATCGAAGACGGTGTCGCGGCAGGCGTCTTCCACACCGATCAGCCTTCCGTGACCAGGCTCGCACTGGTGGAGATGTGCAGCGGGGTGGCGCGCTGGTATTCGCCGAGCGGGCCGCTCACCCTGGATCAGCTGGCCTCGCATTACGCGGAACTGGCGCTGCGCGCCCTCGCCTGCGAACGTCATCTGGACGTCACGGCGCTGCAAAACTGCCGTGAAGTGGTCTCGGGAGTGTGGCGAGTGCCCGTTTAG
- a CDS encoding GNAT family N-acetyltransferase, whose product MPVRDAVAGDIEEICALIEEHAVYEDKHDLKLDRQEMAGFLFGPDPKAWVLLATPPERPDEVAGFAFCSWNFSTWEARPGIWLDDLFVRPDHRRFGLGRELLDELSARTPGRVEWDMQEGNEKGEAFYAQLGADPVPGWIRYRWRPHAG is encoded by the coding sequence ATGCCGGTACGGGACGCCGTCGCGGGCGACATCGAGGAGATCTGCGCGCTCATCGAGGAGCACGCGGTCTATGAGGACAAACACGATCTGAAGCTGGACCGCCAGGAGATGGCCGGGTTCCTCTTCGGACCCGATCCGAAGGCATGGGTGCTGCTCGCGACCCCGCCGGAGCGGCCGGACGAGGTCGCGGGCTTCGCCTTCTGCAGCTGGAACTTCTCCACCTGGGAGGCCAGGCCGGGGATCTGGCTCGACGACCTCTTCGTGCGCCCGGACCACCGCCGGTTCGGCCTCGGGCGGGAGCTGCTCGACGAGCTGAGCGCGCGGACCCCCGGCCGCGTCGAATGGGACATGCAGGAGGGCAACGAGAAGGGCGAGGCGTTCTACGCCCAGCTCGGCGCCGACCCCGTCCCCGGCTGGATCCGGTACCGCTGGCGACCGCACGCTGGGTGA
- a CDS encoding acyl-CoA dehydrogenase family protein, with amino-acid sequence MDFSLSVEEREVRDWVRTFVQRDLMPREQEVLRRERAGQPGLTGEELRELQLKAKESGFWGVQTPEEYGGMGLSAVMTALLEAELGRTFVPFRFGGNADNILYYANDEQKERYLLPTISGERKSCFAITEPGAGSDAKAIRTSARKDGTDWVINGEKTFITGGNEADFVMVFAITDPEKGANGGVTCFLVDRDAGWKSEYIDTMGEWGPAALVFEDVRVPETQILGELGHGFDLAMQWIGAGRYLLPARAIGSCERLISMAIEHANTRETFGQKIAERQAIQWMIADSGTELEALRWLVLHAAWQVDQKLDSRHAQSMAKLYGGVKANEIVDRVLQIHGGMGYTRELPVERWYRELRLLRIYEGTDEIQRRTIARNLLKGHVKVGGTLG; translated from the coding sequence ATGGATTTCTCTCTGAGCGTCGAGGAACGCGAGGTGCGGGACTGGGTCCGCACGTTCGTCCAGCGCGACCTGATGCCGCGCGAGCAGGAGGTGCTGCGCCGCGAACGCGCCGGCCAGCCGGGGCTCACCGGCGAGGAGCTGCGCGAGCTGCAGCTCAAGGCCAAGGAATCCGGCTTCTGGGGTGTGCAGACGCCGGAGGAGTACGGCGGCATGGGCCTGTCCGCGGTGATGACCGCGCTGCTGGAGGCCGAACTCGGCCGCACGTTCGTGCCGTTCCGCTTCGGCGGGAACGCGGACAACATCCTGTACTACGCCAACGACGAGCAGAAGGAGCGCTACCTGCTCCCGACGATCTCGGGCGAGCGCAAGTCCTGCTTCGCGATCACCGAACCCGGCGCGGGCTCGGACGCCAAGGCCATCCGGACCTCCGCCCGCAAGGACGGCACCGACTGGGTCATCAACGGCGAGAAGACCTTCATCACCGGCGGTAACGAGGCCGACTTCGTGATGGTCTTCGCGATCACCGACCCCGAGAAGGGTGCGAACGGCGGCGTCACCTGCTTCCTCGTCGACCGTGACGCGGGCTGGAAGTCCGAATACATCGACACCATGGGCGAATGGGGCCCGGCGGCGCTCGTCTTCGAGGACGTCCGCGTGCCCGAGACGCAGATCCTCGGTGAGCTCGGCCACGGTTTCGACCTGGCCATGCAGTGGATCGGCGCGGGCCGCTACCTGCTGCCCGCCCGCGCGATCGGTTCGTGCGAACGGCTGATCTCGATGGCCATCGAGCACGCCAACACGCGGGAGACGTTCGGGCAGAAGATCGCCGAGCGACAGGCCATCCAGTGGATGATCGCGGATTCCGGCACCGAACTGGAGGCGCTGCGCTGGCTGGTGCTGCACGCCGCCTGGCAGGTCGACCAGAAGCTGGACTCGCGGCACGCGCAGTCGATGGCGAAGCTGTACGGCGGGGTGAAGGCGAACGAGATCGTCGACCGCGTCCTGCAGATCCACGGCGGAATGGGCTACACGCGGGAACTGCCGGTCGAGCGGTGGTACCGCGAACTGCGGCTGCTGCGGATCTACGAGGGCACCGACGAGATCCAGCGCCGGACCATCGCGCGCAACCTGCTGAAGGGGCACGTCAAGGTCGGCGGCACGCTGGGCTGA
- a CDS encoding AMP-binding protein encodes MTSLAGIDTLLGLTTRAAARWPDKTAWIFDSTGESFTFAEVDARSTEFARALLGLGVEPGDRVAVMLRNQPEFPLLWLALAKIGGVLVPVNTGYREFDGAHVLRHSGAKFAVADGEFLELLTTIAPETSLERVLTPGELTDPGGTPVFASEGERPVNIQYTSGTTGAPKGCVLPNRYWTTLAVSLATDFPAVGADDVILTAQPFHYIDPQWNVALGLAGGATLVVLDRFHPSTFWEKVREHGVTWFYCLGLMPTLLLRQPESELDKAHQVRAICASAIPRDLHATLEARWGAPWYEAFGMTETGGDIRMYPADHEETVGTGCLGRPAPAREVMIADAAGKPLPRGETGELLIRGVGLMHGYHDDAEATRRAFDGGWFHTGDLATMDEQGRVYYVGRTKDMIRRSGENISADEVERALQLHPAVKLAAVVAVPDDLRGEEVKAYLVLDENEGHRCEPAELAKFCAAKLAYFKVPRFWAFAAELPMTPSERVAKGELKKAEDLRAGSWDRTTGSWL; translated from the coding sequence GTGACCTCGCTCGCCGGGATCGACACCCTCCTCGGGCTGACCACCAGGGCCGCCGCGCGCTGGCCGGACAAGACGGCGTGGATCTTCGACTCCACCGGTGAGAGCTTCACGTTCGCCGAAGTCGACGCGCGCAGCACGGAGTTCGCCCGTGCGCTGCTCGGCCTCGGCGTGGAACCCGGCGACAGGGTCGCGGTGATGCTGCGGAACCAGCCCGAATTCCCGTTGCTGTGGCTGGCGCTGGCCAAGATCGGCGGGGTGCTCGTCCCGGTCAACACCGGTTATCGCGAATTCGACGGCGCCCACGTGCTCCGGCATTCCGGCGCCAAATTCGCCGTCGCGGACGGGGAATTCCTGGAATTGCTGACCACGATCGCGCCGGAAACCTCGCTGGAACGAGTACTCACGCCCGGCGAACTCACCGATCCCGGCGGCACCCCCGTTTTCGCAAGCGAGGGCGAACGCCCGGTCAACATCCAGTACACCTCGGGCACCACCGGCGCCCCCAAGGGCTGCGTCCTGCCGAACCGGTATTGGACGACACTGGCGGTCAGCCTGGCCACGGACTTCCCCGCGGTCGGCGCGGACGACGTCATCCTGACCGCGCAACCGTTCCACTACATCGATCCACAGTGGAACGTCGCGCTGGGGCTCGCGGGCGGCGCGACGCTCGTGGTGCTCGACCGCTTCCACCCGTCCACGTTCTGGGAGAAGGTCCGCGAACACGGCGTCACCTGGTTCTACTGCCTCGGCCTGATGCCCACACTCCTGCTGCGCCAGCCGGAAAGCGAACTGGACAAGGCGCATCAGGTCCGCGCGATCTGCGCCTCGGCCATCCCTCGCGACCTGCACGCCACGCTCGAAGCACGCTGGGGCGCGCCGTGGTACGAGGCCTTCGGCATGACCGAAACCGGCGGCGACATCCGGATGTATCCGGCTGATCACGAGGAGACCGTCGGCACCGGCTGTCTCGGCAGGCCCGCGCCCGCCCGCGAGGTGATGATCGCGGACGCGGCCGGAAAACCTTTACCGCGAGGGGAAACCGGCGAGCTGCTGATCCGCGGGGTCGGCCTGATGCACGGCTACCACGACGACGCCGAAGCGACCAGGCGCGCGTTCGACGGCGGCTGGTTCCACACCGGCGATCTGGCCACAATGGACGAACAGGGCCGCGTGTACTACGTGGGCCGCACCAAGGACATGATCCGCCGCAGCGGCGAGAACATCTCCGCCGACGAGGTCGAACGGGCGTTGCAGCTGCATCCGGCGGTCAAGCTCGCCGCCGTCGTCGCGGTGCCGGACGACCTGCGCGGCGAGGAGGTCAAGGCGTACCTCGTCCTCGACGAGAACGAGGGGCACCGATGCGAACCGGCCGAGCTGGCGAAGTTCTGCGCGGCGAAACTGGCCTACTTCAAGGTCCCCCGGTTCTGGGCCTTCGCGGCGGAACTGCCGATGACCCCGTCGGAGCGGGTCGCCAAGGGTGAGCTGAAGAAGGCGGAAGACCTCCGCGCCGGATCGTGGGACAGGACCACCGGATCATGGCTGTGA
- a CDS encoding metal-dependent transcriptional regulator gives MGEGANRRSSSVEDYVRVIYGLVERGEAVTNTSLAGRLEVSPSSASGMVTKLSQLGLVAHVPYRGIELTTEGRQLARSVLRRHRLIETYLVSELGYTWDEVHAEADALEHAVSDRLVERIAAKLGNPVRDPHGDPIPAPDGSVEEMPMRILDDLPPGAVGEIVRVWDTDPELLRYLTEHSIGLGERIEVVERQPFGGPMVVKVGSPPDAATHAIGKEIAQALSVALR, from the coding sequence ATGGGTGAAGGGGCGAACCGCAGGTCGTCGTCGGTGGAGGACTACGTCCGCGTGATCTACGGGCTGGTGGAGCGCGGTGAGGCCGTCACCAACACGTCACTGGCCGGGCGGCTGGAGGTCAGCCCGTCCTCGGCGTCCGGCATGGTCACCAAGCTGTCCCAGCTGGGGCTGGTCGCACACGTCCCGTACCGCGGCATCGAGCTGACCACCGAAGGCAGGCAGCTCGCCCGCTCGGTGCTCCGCCGTCACCGGCTGATCGAGACCTACCTGGTGTCCGAACTCGGCTACACCTGGGACGAGGTGCACGCCGAGGCCGACGCGCTCGAACACGCGGTGTCGGACAGGCTCGTCGAGCGGATCGCGGCGAAACTCGGCAACCCGGTGCGCGACCCGCACGGCGATCCCATCCCCGCCCCCGACGGCAGCGTCGAGGAGATGCCGATGCGCATCCTCGACGACCTCCCGCCCGGCGCGGTCGGCGAGATCGTGCGCGTCTGGGACACCGACCCGGAACTCCTGCGCTACCTCACCGAGCACTCGATCGGCCTCGGCGAGCGGATCGAGGTCGTCGAGCGCCAGCCGTTCGGCGGCCCGATGGTGGTCAAGGTCGGCTCGCCGCCGGACGCGGCGACACACGCGATCGGCAAGGAGATCGCGCAGGCGCTGTCGGTCGCGCTGCGCTGA
- a CDS encoding C4-dicarboxylate transporter DctA, translated as MSTQAPAAKRDRTHYLYIAVIVAVGLGIAVGILFPQLGKELKPLGTGFVNLIKMMISPIIFCTIALGVGSVAKAAKVGRVGGLAIGYFLVMSTVALVIGLVVGNILQPGTGLHLTPEIAEKGQDQIAKSEGTVEFLLGIIPKTLVSAFTEGEVLQTLLVALLAGFALQKLGTKGEPIRRGIEHIQRLVFRILAMIMWAAPVGAFGAIAAVVGETGWKALQSLAVIMLGFYITCGLFVFVVLGLIIGVFARVNIFKLLKYLGREFLLILSTSSSESALPRLIAKMEHAGVSKPVVGITVPTGYSFNLDGTAIYLTMASIFIADALDKPLTIGEQISLLVFMIIASKGAAGVTGAGLATLAGGLQSHRPELVDGVGFIVGIDRFMSEARALTNFAGNAVATVLIGTWTNEIDREQLDRTLNGESPFDEATLLDENSGDASAGSGKKEV; from the coding sequence ATGAGCACGCAGGCACCCGCGGCGAAGCGGGATCGGACCCATTACCTCTACATCGCCGTCATCGTGGCCGTCGGTCTCGGCATCGCGGTCGGCATCCTGTTCCCCCAGCTCGGCAAGGAACTGAAGCCGCTGGGGACCGGGTTCGTGAACCTGATCAAGATGATGATCTCGCCGATCATCTTCTGCACGATCGCGCTCGGCGTCGGCTCGGTGGCGAAGGCCGCGAAAGTCGGCCGCGTCGGCGGGCTCGCGATCGGCTACTTCCTGGTGATGTCGACGGTCGCGCTGGTCATCGGCCTGGTCGTCGGCAACATCCTCCAGCCCGGCACCGGGCTGCACCTGACCCCCGAGATCGCCGAAAAGGGCCAGGACCAGATCGCCAAGAGCGAGGGCACCGTCGAGTTCCTGCTCGGGATCATCCCGAAGACGCTGGTCTCGGCGTTCACCGAGGGCGAGGTGCTGCAGACACTGCTGGTCGCGCTGCTCGCCGGGTTCGCGCTGCAGAAACTGGGCACGAAGGGCGAGCCGATCCGCCGCGGCATCGAGCACATCCAGCGGCTCGTGTTCCGGATCCTGGCGATGATCATGTGGGCGGCCCCGGTCGGCGCGTTCGGCGCGATCGCCGCCGTCGTCGGCGAGACCGGCTGGAAGGCGCTGCAGAGCCTCGCGGTGATCATGCTCGGCTTCTACATCACCTGCGGGCTGTTCGTGTTCGTGGTGCTCGGGCTGATCATCGGCGTGTTCGCCAGGGTCAACATCTTCAAGCTGCTCAAGTACCTCGGCCGCGAGTTCCTGCTGATCCTGTCGACGTCGTCCTCGGAATCGGCGCTGCCCAGGCTGATCGCGAAGATGGAGCACGCCGGCGTCTCCAAACCCGTCGTCGGCATCACCGTGCCGACCGGGTACTCGTTCAACCTCGACGGCACCGCGATCTACCTGACGATGGCGTCCATCTTCATCGCGGACGCGCTCGACAAACCGCTGACCATCGGCGAGCAGATCTCGTTGCTGGTGTTCATGATCATCGCGTCGAAGGGCGCCGCCGGGGTCACCGGCGCGGGGCTCGCGACGCTGGCGGGCGGCCTCCAGTCGCACCGGCCGGAACTGGTGGACGGCGTCGGGTTCATCGTCGGCATCGACCGGTTCATGTCCGAGGCCCGCGCGCTGACGAACTTCGCGGGCAACGCCGTCGCGACCGTGCTGATCGGCACTTGGACCAACGAGATCGACCGCGAGCAGCTGGACCGGACGCTGAATGGCGAGTCGCCGTTCGACGAAGCGACACTACTCGACGAAAACTCGGGGGATGCCAGTGCCGGATCCGGTAAAAAGGAGGTGTGA
- a CDS encoding enoyl-CoA hydratase/isomerase family protein: MSTVDYALDDGIAVIWLNRPERLNAVVAELVDDLLEALDAAARSDARAVVLAGRGRAFCAGHDLKEPTPEGDSRPRLDRLQDVTRRLRGLRQPVIAAVHGYAIGAGAEFAMGCDLILAAEDAVFAFPEVSLGLSVTGAASRLLPLLVGPLKAKELLLLGERVSGTQAYKLGLVNAALPADDLMDTALDWAAKIAAHPAAAATMAKRALDSGIDSSLDAALELEVSHALITEHSAEVAASAEAFRSRT; the protein is encoded by the coding sequence ATGAGCACCGTGGACTACGCACTCGACGACGGAATCGCTGTGATCTGGCTGAACCGCCCCGAACGGCTCAACGCGGTGGTCGCCGAACTGGTCGACGACCTGCTGGAGGCGCTCGACGCGGCCGCCAGGTCGGACGCGCGGGCCGTGGTGCTCGCCGGCCGGGGACGCGCTTTCTGCGCCGGTCACGACCTCAAGGAGCCCACCCCCGAGGGTGATTCACGCCCGCGACTCGACCGGCTACAGGACGTGACGCGCCGCCTGCGCGGGCTCCGCCAGCCGGTCATCGCCGCGGTCCACGGGTACGCGATCGGCGCGGGCGCCGAGTTCGCGATGGGCTGCGACCTGATCCTCGCCGCCGAAGACGCGGTGTTCGCCTTCCCCGAGGTCTCGCTGGGGCTGAGCGTCACAGGGGCGGCGTCGCGGTTGCTGCCGCTGCTGGTCGGTCCGCTGAAGGCCAAGGAACTCCTGCTGCTGGGCGAACGCGTGAGCGGCACCCAGGCGTACAAGCTGGGCCTGGTCAACGCCGCCCTGCCCGCCGACGACCTGATGGACACCGCGCTCGACTGGGCGGCCAAGATCGCCGCTCATCCGGCGGCCGCGGCCACGATGGCCAAACGCGCCCTCGACTCCGGCATCGACAGCTCGCTCGACGCCGCACTCGAACTGGAGGTCAGCCACGCGCTGATCACCGAGCACTCCGCCGAGGTCGCCGCCTCGGCCGAAGCGTTCCGGAGCCGGACGTGA
- a CDS encoding amidohydrolase, with the protein MWVDTVYENARFLAGTEESVALAVLNGRIVALGDDAAALSARKRVDLGGSVVVPGFHDAHNHMAWFGMALDDVALSDCRSVDEVYDAVARRAAETPPGEWIIGSGYDQNKLVGGHPTRQGLDRAAPGRLVRLKHTSGHMTVVNSAVLEQLDLGNVPVGGDVVRDEDGSPTGLLREQAQLLLRPLTYPTPVERVVRGLDRASERYLAEGITSVQEAGIGGGLVGETPAELAAYQVARDRGVLRVRSTVMVAASVLHDLDAGAGFGLDLGMRTGFGDEWLRIGAMKLFADGSLIGRTCAMHEPFAGEPDNVGYFQVPEDEIARTIAAAHKAGWQIATHAIGDRAITVVLDAYEAALKADPRPDHRHRIEHCAVLRPEELKRLASLGLIASPQGRFVNEIGDGMRAALGPEREPWCYRLKSLLDAGCVLPASSDRPVVEGAPLLALADMVRRKTASGVVLGPDERLTPAEALRAYTHGSAYAAFAEKDLGTLEVGKLADFAVLSADPTDESTLDSIKVAATAVGGDLVYERS; encoded by the coding sequence ATGTGGGTCGACACGGTTTACGAGAACGCCCGGTTCCTCGCCGGAACAGAGGAATCCGTAGCGCTTGCGGTGCTGAACGGACGGATAGTCGCTTTGGGCGACGATGCCGCCGCTCTTTCCGCACGGAAGCGGGTCGACCTGGGTGGCTCGGTGGTGGTGCCCGGTTTCCACGACGCGCACAACCACATGGCCTGGTTCGGCATGGCGCTCGACGACGTCGCCCTGTCGGATTGCCGCAGCGTGGACGAGGTGTACGACGCCGTCGCGCGGCGCGCGGCCGAAACCCCGCCGGGCGAGTGGATCATCGGCAGCGGTTACGACCAGAACAAGCTCGTGGGCGGCCATCCGACGCGGCAGGGGCTCGATCGCGCGGCGCCGGGGCGCCTCGTCCGGCTCAAGCACACCTCCGGGCATATGACCGTGGTCAACTCGGCGGTGCTGGAACAGCTGGACCTGGGGAACGTTCCGGTGGGCGGTGACGTCGTCCGCGACGAGGACGGCTCGCCGACCGGTCTGCTGCGCGAGCAGGCCCAGCTCCTGCTGCGGCCGCTGACCTATCCGACGCCGGTCGAGCGGGTCGTGCGCGGGCTGGACCGGGCGAGCGAGCGGTACCTGGCCGAGGGGATCACGAGTGTCCAGGAGGCCGGGATCGGCGGGGGGCTCGTGGGGGAGACCCCCGCCGAACTTGCCGCCTACCAGGTCGCGCGCGACCGCGGGGTGCTGCGGGTGCGGAGCACGGTGATGGTCGCGGCGAGCGTGCTGCACGACCTCGACGCCGGAGCGGGCTTCGGTCTTGACCTGGGGATGCGCACCGGATTCGGCGACGAATGGCTGCGGATCGGCGCGATGAAGCTGTTCGCCGACGGCTCGCTGATCGGCCGGACCTGCGCGATGCACGAGCCGTTCGCCGGCGAACCGGACAACGTCGGCTACTTCCAGGTGCCCGAGGACGAGATCGCGCGGACGATCGCCGCCGCGCACAAGGCGGGCTGGCAGATCGCGACCCACGCCATCGGCGACCGCGCGATCACCGTCGTCCTCGACGCCTACGAAGCCGCCCTGAAGGCCGACCCGCGGCCCGATCACCGGCACCGCATCGAGCACTGCGCGGTGCTGCGGCCCGAAGAGCTGAAGCGGCTGGCGTCGCTGGGGCTGATCGCTTCGCCGCAGGGCCGGTTCGTCAACGAGATCGGCGACGGCATGCGCGCCGCGCTCGGCCCCGAACGTGAGCCGTGGTGCTATCGGCTCAAGAGCCTGCTCGACGCGGGATGTGTGCTCCCCGCCAGCTCGGACCGTCCCGTCGTCGAAGGCGCGCCGCTGCTCGCGCTGGCCGACATGGTGCGGCGGAAGACCGCGTCCGGTGTCGTGCTGGGTCCCGATGAGCGGCTCACGCCCGCCGAAGCCCTGCGCGCGTACACCCACGGCTCCGCTTATGCCGCTTTCGCCGAGAAGGACCTGGGCACGCTGGAGGTCGGCAAGCTCGCGGACTTCGCCGTCCTCTCGGCCGACCCGACCGACGAGTCCACTTTGGATTCGATCAAGGTCGCCGCCACCGCCGTCGGCGGCGACCTCGTCTACGAACGGAGCTGA
- the mihF gene encoding integration host factor, actinobacterial type — MALPTLTPEQRADALAKAAEARKARSELLASIKSGKESIDKVLKQAKENKTIGKTKVTQLLKAVPGLGAVKVAALLEQAGIDPDRRAAGLGERQREALLEALK; from the coding sequence TTGGCTCTGCCCACGTTGACTCCGGAGCAGCGCGCCGATGCCCTCGCCAAGGCGGCTGAGGCTCGCAAAGCGCGCTCCGAGCTGCTTGCGTCGATCAAGTCCGGCAAGGAGAGCATCGACAAGGTGCTCAAGCAGGCCAAGGAGAACAAGACCATCGGCAAGACGAAGGTCACGCAGCTGCTGAAGGCCGTGCCCGGCCTGGGCGCGGTCAAGGTCGCCGCCCTGCTGGAGCAGGCCGGGATCGACCCGGACCGGCGCGCCGCCGGCCTGGGTGAGCGGCAGCGCGAGGCCCTCCTCGAGGCGCTGAAGTAA
- a CDS encoding 4'-phosphopantetheinyl transferase family protein, protein MIECAVRWSEPLPAEPRFLALLDELEQGRYDNYRQDIDKRRFLTGRVLAKTVAAERLGLAVEAVSFDATCEDCGKPHGRPRVPDAPLMLSISHSGDLIGVAATAGTPVGLDVETANRRAEDSLLEYALTPAEQSAISGLLAEQRATAFFTYWTRKEAVMKATGKGLKIPLQSITFSGYDEDARLVRSSHPALDPERTRLADLKATEGYRAAVALITTDEISVTEDFATL, encoded by the coding sequence GTGATCGAATGTGCGGTCCGCTGGTCGGAGCCCCTGCCCGCTGAACCCCGGTTCCTGGCCTTGCTCGACGAGCTCGAACAAGGCCGGTACGACAACTACCGCCAGGACATCGACAAACGCCGGTTCCTGACCGGCCGGGTGCTGGCGAAGACCGTCGCCGCCGAGCGCCTCGGCCTGGCCGTCGAGGCCGTCAGCTTCGACGCGACCTGCGAAGACTGCGGAAAGCCGCATGGGCGCCCGCGGGTCCCCGACGCGCCGCTGATGCTGTCGATCTCGCATTCCGGCGACCTCATCGGCGTCGCGGCCACCGCGGGGACCCCGGTCGGTCTCGACGTCGAGACGGCCAATAGGCGGGCCGAGGACTCGCTCTTGGAGTACGCGCTGACCCCGGCCGAGCAGTCCGCGATCTCCGGGCTGCTCGCCGAGCAGCGCGCGACGGCGTTCTTCACGTACTGGACGCGCAAGGAAGCCGTCATGAAGGCCACCGGGAAGGGCCTCAAGATCCCGCTGCAGAGCATCACGTTCTCCGGATACGACGAGGACGCGCGGCTGGTCCGGTCGAGCCATCCGGCGCTCGACCCGGAGCGGACCCGGCTGGCGGACCTGAAGGCGACGGAGGGTTACCGGGCCGCCGTCGCGCTGATCACGACGGACGAGATCTCGGTCACCGAGGACTTCGCGACCCTCTAG